From the genome of Kitasatospora acidiphila, one region includes:
- a CDS encoding NUDIX hydrolase — protein MAHPTGIGVHLVLIREDRILLGRRRNTGYADGWWHLPAGHLEAGESVAAGMVREAEEELGLLIAEDELRLVHVLHDRDPDDGVVRLQLFFATDTYRGEPANCESHKCSELRWWPLTGLPEPTVPYLRVALAGIAAGRQLTVQGFG, from the coding sequence ATGGCTCATCCGACGGGCATCGGCGTGCACCTGGTCCTCATCCGCGAAGACCGGATCCTGCTGGGCAGGCGCCGCAACACCGGCTACGCGGACGGATGGTGGCACCTGCCGGCCGGGCACCTGGAGGCCGGTGAGTCGGTCGCCGCCGGAATGGTCCGCGAGGCCGAGGAAGAGCTGGGGCTGCTCATCGCCGAGGACGAGCTGCGGCTGGTGCACGTACTGCACGACCGCGACCCTGACGACGGGGTGGTACGGCTGCAACTGTTCTTCGCCACCGACACCTACCGGGGTGAACCGGCCAACTGCGAGTCCCACAAGTGCTCCGAGCTCAGGTGGTGGCCACTCACCGGGCTACCGGAACCGACCGTGCCCTACCTCCGTGTCGCGCTGGCCGGCATCGCCGCCGGCCGCCAACTGACCGTGCAGGGCTTCGGCTGA